A single genomic interval of Helianthus annuus cultivar XRQ/B chromosome 13, HanXRQr2.0-SUNRISE, whole genome shotgun sequence harbors:
- the LOC110898209 gene encoding E3 ubiquitin-protein ligase PUB23 has translation MSDHKNVEIPTYFVCPISLQLMKDPVTLPTGITYDRDNIEKWLYTKKNNTCPVTKQALSDHVELTPNHTLRRLIQSWCTLNPTSGVERLPTPRLPISKSDILKLLKDLKHPNLQTKCLRRLKAIVLENETNKRSMEAVGAVDYLTNYVLNDHNINNNNMTSSSHVEDQLGFELVTPIDEAITILYHMQLSQTGLQGLFAKTGDFVETLTSVMQRAASYETRTYTVMLLKSMFEAANTMQVTPLLKHEFFKELVTILTDEISQKATKATLKLLINVCLSGRNRIRAAEAAAVPALIDILLDSTDKRVSEMVLLALDLLCQCAEGRSELLKHGAGLAVVSKKIFRVSPVASERAVRIVHSVAKFSGNGGVVAEMLQIGVVGKLCLVLQVDCGSKMKEKAMEVLKMHARVWNNSSCIPHTLIASYPS, from the coding sequence ATGAGTGACCATAAAAACGTCGAAATTCCTACGTATTTTGTGTGTCCGATCTCCTTACAACTCATGAAAGACCCCGTAACACTTCCAACAGGAATAACATACGACCGCGACAACATCGAAAAATGGCTATACACCAAGAAGAACAACACTTGCCCGGTCACAAAGCAAGCCCTTTCGGATCACGTAGAGCTCACCCCAAACCACACGCTTCGCCGATTAATCCAATCTTGGTGCACCCTCAACCCTACATCCGGCGTCGAAAGACTCCCAACCCCGCGCCTTCCGATCTCCAAATCCGACATCCTCAAACTCCTCAAAGATCTAAAGCATCCTAACTTGCAAACAAAATGTTTAAGAAGATTGAAAGCTATTGTTTTGGAGAATGAAACAAATAAGAGGTCAATGGAAGCAGTTGGGGCAGTTGATTACCTTACTAATTATGTTCTTAATGAccataatattaataataataacatgaCGTCATCTTCACATGTGGAAGATCAATTAGGGTTTGAGCTTGTAACACCTATAGATGAAGCAATAACCATTCTTTATCACATGCAACTATCTCAAACTGGTCTTCAGGGTTTGTTTGCTAAAACTGGTGACTTTGTTGAGACGTTGACGAGCGTGATGCAACGCGCCGCCAGCTATGAAACACGTACGTACACTGTCATGTTGTTGAAGTCAATGTTTGAGGCTGCAAACACCATGCAAGTGACACCATTGTTGAAGCATGAGTTTTTCAAGGAGTTAGTAACAATCTTGACCGATGAAATCTCCCAAAAAGCCACCAAAGCAACGTTAAAACTACTAATAAACGTTTGTTTATCGGGCCGGAATAGAATAAGAGCGGCGGAGGCTGCGGCGGTGCCGGCTTTGATCGATATCTTACTCGATTCAACCGATAAAAGGGTGTCCGAAATGGTGTTGTTGGCATTGGATTTGCTTTGTCAGTGTGCTGAAGGGAGATCTGAGTTGTTGAAACATGGTGCGGGTTTAGCGGTGGTGTCAAAAAAGATTTTTAGGGTTTCGCCGGTGGCAAGTGAAAGGGCGGTGAGGATAGTGCATTCGGTGGCGAAGTTTTCCGGCAACGGTGGTGTGGTGGCGGAGATGTTGCAGATAGGGGTGGTGGGGAAGCTTTGTTTGGTGTTGCAAGTGGATTGTGGAAGTAAGATGAAGGAGAAAGCTATGGAGGTGCTTAAGATGCATGCTAGGGTTTGGAATAATTCTTCTTGTATACCACATACTTTGATTGCTTCATATCCATCATAA